From the genome of Nicotiana sylvestris chromosome 2, ASM39365v2, whole genome shotgun sequence, one region includes:
- the LOC104229855 gene encoding photosystem I reaction center subunit III, chloroplastic-like, producing MSLTIPTNLSKPISTLNSQFTKKPRFATIVCSSSSSCDEQSSCNLKAFSAALALSSVLLSVPVLPASADISGLTPCKESKQFAKREKQQIKKLESSLKLYAPDSAPALAIQATVEKTKRRFDNYGKQGLLCGSDGLPHLIVSGDQRHWGEFITPGILFLYIAGWIGWVGRSYLIAVRDDKKPTMKEIIIDVPLANKLIWRGFSWPVAAYREYLNGELIDPNF from the exons ATGTCTCTCACAATTCCCACAAATCTGTCAAAGCCCATTTCTACACTTAACTCTCAGTTTACAAAGAAACCAAGATTTGCGACCATTGTTtgctcttcttcttcatcatgtGATGAGCAATCATCTTGTAATTTAAAGGCATTTTCTGCTGCACTTGCTTTGTCTTCAGTTCTGTTGTCAGTTCCAGTGCTACCAGCTTCTGCTGATATCTCTGGGCTCACCCCATGCAAGGAGTCTAAGCAATTTGCTAAGCGTGAGAAACAACAGATCAAGAAGCTTGAGAGTTCATTGAAGTTGTATGCACCTGACAGTGCTCCTGCCCTTGCTATCCAAGCCACCGTTGAGAAAACCAAACGCAG GTTTGACAACTATGGGAAGCAAGGATTGTTGTGTGGATCAGATGGATTGCCACATTTGATAGTGAGTGGAGACCAAAGGCACTGGGGAGAGTTCATAACACCAGGGATACTCTTCTTGTACATTGCTGGTTGGATTGGGTGGGTTGGAAGGAGTTACTTGATTGCTGTAAGAGATGACAAGAAGCCAACTATGAAAGAAATCATCATTGATGTTCCTTTGGCTAATAAGCTCATCTGGAGAGGCTTCAGTTGGCCTGTTGCTGCTTACAGAGAGTACTTGAATGGAGAACTCATTGACCCCAACTTCTAA